The following proteins are co-located in the Solanum pennellii chromosome 1, SPENNV200 genome:
- the LOC107010126 gene encoding uncharacterized protein LOC107010126, protein MNPIRKLSSAFLKEPFINPTFFAAVRRRLSTKSGNDEWNDAWEAAWLPDDLSGKNRPPWEADVNFALPDDTSNTTEITQIEPRVSEVDAETKAFVEDMNENWHLRKGKQKNGSEGIVMNENGSSLYSLENIKKDYRLKKQRVHAGLWLKEIEKMEEAKLGDSIGGSGNGDDIEKLLDSCSEIFDSPNDDSSNSNTTSEFKNKPDGWETTSKTQDGNIWEMSQREEDILVQEFERRIAFNKFQIASFIKTHIFSRRRPIDGWKYMIEEIGPNARKGKGSVSRLPSIADASTRPFREEETSSNTTFSSNRGRTERR, encoded by the exons ATGAACCCGATCCGCAAACTCTCATCAGCCTTTCTCAAAGAACCCTTCATAAACCCCACCTTCTTCGCCGCCGTCCGCCGGCGGTTGTCGACCAAAAGTGGCAACGACGAATGGAACGACGCCTGGGAAGCTGCGTGGCTTCCCGACGACCTTTCTGGAAAGAATCGACCTCCATGGGAAGCCGACGTAAATTTTGCACTTCCTGACGACACCAGCAACACTACTGAAATTACCCAAATTGAGCCTAGAGTTTCGGAAGTTGATGCGGAAACTAAAGCCTTTGTGGAGGATATGAATGAGAATTGGCACTTAAGAAAGGGGAAGCAGAAAAATGGCAGTGAGGGAATAGTTATGAACGAAAATGGAAGTTCGCTTTATAGTTTGGAGAATATAAAGAAGGATTATAGGTTGAAGAAGCAGAGAGTTCATGCGGGTTTGTGGTTGAAGGAGATTGAGAAGATGGAAGAGGCTAAGCTTGGGGATTCTATTGGTGGTAGTGGCAATGGTGATGATATTGAAAAACTTCTCGATAGCTGCTCAGA GATTTTTGATTCACCTAATGATGATTCAAGCAATTCAAACACAACTTCTGAGTTCAAAAACAAACCTGATGGTTGGGAAACGACTTCAAAAACACAAGATGGGAATATATGGGAGATGTCACAAAGAGAAGAAGATATCTTAGTCCAAGAATTTGAACGCCGAATTGCATTCAACAAGTTCCAG ATTGCCAGTTTTATTAAAACCCATATATTTAGTCGGAGGAGGCCTATAGACGGTTGGAAGTATATGATAGAGGAGATCGGGCCAAATGCCAGAAAAGGGAAGGGTAGTGTTTCAAGGTTACCTAGTATAGCAGATGCATCAACTCGACCTTTCAGGGAGGAAGAAACATCGTCAAACACTACTTTCTCCTCTAATCGAGGGAGGACTGAAAGGAGGTAG